One window of the Thermococcus sp. P6 genome contains the following:
- the moaC gene encoding cyclic pyranopterin monophosphate synthase MoaC has product MDLTHVDEKGVKMVEVGHKEEVFRRAVARGRIRLKPETIELIKEGKTRKGNVLASAQIAGILAVKRTPELIPLCHPIPLTGVDISFEVGEDYIEATCEVRAYYKTGVEMEALTGVSVALLTIWDMVKAVEKDEKGQYPTTRIYDVRVVEKVKGDV; this is encoded by the coding sequence ATGGACCTAACTCACGTGGATGAAAAGGGCGTTAAAATGGTTGAAGTGGGCCACAAGGAAGAGGTTTTCAGGAGGGCCGTGGCAAGGGGAAGGATAAGGCTTAAACCGGAGACGATAGAGCTCATAAAGGAAGGAAAGACCAGAAAGGGCAACGTTCTGGCAAGTGCGCAGATAGCCGGCATACTGGCGGTTAAGAGAACCCCTGAACTTATTCCCCTGTGCCACCCGATTCCCCTCACGGGCGTGGACATAAGTTTTGAGGTTGGGGAAGATTACATTGAAGCAACCTGCGAGGTCAGGGCGTACTACAAGACGGGTGTCGAGATGGAGGCGCTGACGGGCGTAAGCGTCGCGCTTCTGACCATCTGGGACATGGTGAAGGCCGTTGAAAAGGACGAGAAAGGCCAGTACCCCACCACGAGGATCTACGACGTAAGGGTCGTGGAGAAGGTTAAGGGGGATGTTTAA
- a CDS encoding HD domain-containing protein, with amino-acid sequence MDGKIIHDGVHGSMKITGLILDLVKTPEFQRLRNIKQLGLAYLVYPGANHSRFEHSLGAWHLARRLSQEVGLEENESMLLQVGALLHDIGHGPFSHTFETIYRHYVKERDHMRLGREMILGKTNITESENGGRIPEIIESYGYDFSPGDVADLILGKHEKGYLGSMLHGDVDVDQLDYLVRDAHYTGVAHGIIDLERLMKVLRVYKNELVVDEKGVEAVEGMMVARSLMYSRVYFHHTVKIAEGMLTRALEFALEEGHLWDFWRMTDCRVLVELEDLEGLPSEMVKRIKYRELYKAAVLAGADELTGEEKRELLIAYRNVERRREIERNLADAVGAREGEVILEFSTADLMLSEPRLKAAEINVLLGNGELKPLRKVTPLANALKRRQTPRWAILIASPERYARKLREVWRRVLFR; translated from the coding sequence ATGGATGGGAAGATCATTCACGACGGAGTTCACGGTAGTATGAAGATCACGGGGCTTATCCTCGACCTCGTTAAAACCCCGGAGTTCCAGAGGCTGAGGAACATAAAACAGCTCGGGCTGGCTTACCTCGTCTATCCCGGTGCGAACCACAGCCGTTTCGAGCACTCCCTCGGGGCGTGGCACCTCGCCAGAAGGCTCTCTCAGGAGGTCGGACTTGAGGAGAACGAAAGCATGCTCCTGCAGGTGGGAGCGCTCCTCCACGACATAGGACATGGCCCCTTCAGCCATACCTTCGAGACCATATACCGGCACTACGTAAAGGAGCGCGACCACATGCGCCTCGGTCGGGAAATGATACTCGGGAAGACGAACATCACCGAGAGCGAGAACGGGGGAAGGATACCCGAGATAATAGAAAGCTACGGTTACGACTTCTCGCCGGGGGACGTTGCCGATCTTATCCTCGGAAAGCACGAGAAAGGCTACCTCGGCAGCATGCTGCACGGGGATGTGGACGTTGACCAGCTGGACTACCTCGTGAGGGATGCCCACTACACGGGCGTTGCCCACGGAATAATAGACCTCGAGAGGCTCATGAAGGTTCTCAGGGTATATAAGAATGAGCTCGTTGTGGATGAGAAGGGAGTGGAGGCCGTTGAGGGTATGATGGTGGCGCGCTCTCTGATGTACTCGAGGGTTTACTTCCACCACACCGTTAAGATAGCCGAGGGCATGCTGACCCGTGCCCTTGAATTCGCCCTTGAGGAGGGCCACCTATGGGACTTCTGGCGCATGACGGACTGCAGGGTTCTCGTGGAGCTCGAGGATCTCGAGGGCCTCCCCTCGGAGATGGTGAAACGGATCAAGTACCGCGAGCTTTACAAGGCTGCGGTTCTGGCCGGGGCGGATGAGCTGACGGGAGAGGAGAAGAGGGAGCTCCTGATAGCGTATAGGAACGTTGAGCGCAGGCGTGAGATCGAGAGGAACCTCGCGGATGCGGTGGGGGCAAGGGAGGGGGAGGTTATCCTTGAGTTCAGCACGGCAGACCTAATGCTCAGCGAGCCGAGGCTCAAGGCAGCGGAAATAAACGTCCTTCTGGGCAACGGGGAATTAAAGCCCCTGAGAAAGGTTACACCCCTGGCGAACGCCCTCAAACGGCGCCAGACACCGCGGTGGGCGATCCTCATAGCGTCTCCCGAAAGGTACGCCCGGAAGTTGCGGGAGGTATGGAGGCGGGTCCTCTTCAGGTGA
- a CDS encoding deoxyhypusine synthase, translating into MSEPKDIVLKESEEVEGTPVEGPWLDEVSSLEEVMDYYPSIGFQATHLGRAVEIWRKVEKKRAEGGEVRVFLGYTSNIISSGLRELIAWLVKNGKVDVIVTTAGGIEEDFIKTLKPFILGDWNVNDALMREKGINRIGNIFVPNDRYIEFEKYMLPFFERVLEMEEKRGQPLTASEFIHEMGRFMDEKLGKEKERSVLYWAYRRNVPVFCPAITDGSIGDMLYFFKEERGDRELVIDIANDIVKLNNLAVTAKETASIILGGSLPKHAIINANLFREGTDYAIYVTTAVPWDGSLSGAPPSEGVSWGKIRAKADYVEIWADATLVFPLLVWKVMKG; encoded by the coding sequence ATGTCGGAGCCAAAGGATATCGTCCTGAAGGAGAGCGAAGAGGTTGAGGGTACCCCTGTTGAGGGCCCATGGCTTGACGAGGTTTCCAGTCTGGAAGAGGTGATGGACTACTACCCCAGCATAGGCTTTCAGGCAACGCACCTCGGGAGGGCCGTGGAGATCTGGAGGAAGGTCGAGAAAAAGCGAGCGGAAGGCGGGGAAGTAAGGGTTTTCCTCGGCTACACCTCCAACATAATCTCCTCCGGATTGAGGGAGCTGATCGCGTGGCTCGTTAAGAACGGGAAGGTGGACGTTATAGTGACCACCGCCGGGGGGATCGAGGAGGACTTCATAAAGACGCTGAAGCCATTCATTCTCGGCGACTGGAACGTTAACGACGCCCTGATGCGGGAGAAGGGAATAAACAGGATAGGCAACATCTTCGTCCCCAACGACCGCTACATCGAGTTCGAGAAGTACATGCTTCCCTTCTTCGAGCGGGTTCTCGAGATGGAGGAAAAGCGGGGGCAACCTTTAACGGCCAGCGAGTTCATCCACGAGATGGGCCGTTTCATGGATGAAAAACTCGGGAAGGAGAAGGAGAGGAGCGTTCTCTACTGGGCCTACAGGAGGAACGTTCCGGTGTTCTGCCCCGCCATCACGGACGGCTCCATCGGGGACATGCTCTACTTCTTCAAGGAGGAGAGGGGAGACAGGGAGCTGGTCATAGACATAGCCAACGACATAGTGAAGCTCAACAACCTCGCCGTTACGGCGAAGGAAACCGCCTCGATAATCCTCGGGGGCTCACTCCCCAAGCACGCGATAATAAACGCCAACCTCTTCAGGGAGGGCACGGATTACGCGATATACGTCACCACGGCCGTTCCATGGGACGGTTCGTTGAGCGGTGCCCCTCCGAGCGAGGGCGTCAGCTGGGGCAAGATAAGGGCGAAGGCGGACTACGTCGAGATATGGGCGGACGCGACGCTGGTTTTCCCCCTTCTGGTCTGGAAGGTCATGAAGGGGTAG
- the thsB gene encoding thermosome subunit beta, translated as MAQLVGQGGQPVVILPEGTQRYVGKDAQRLNILAARIIAETVRTTLGPKGMDKMLVDSLGDIVITNDGATILDEMDIQHPAAKMMVEIAKTQDKEAGDGTTTAVVIAGELLKKAEELLDQNIHPSIIIKGYTMAAEKAQEILDNMAKKVTPDDEKTLKNIAMTAITGKNAESHKELLANLAVEAVKQVAEKDGETYKVDIDNIKLEKKEGESVEESELIRGVVIDKERVHPRMPKRVENARIALINEALEVKKTETDAKINITNPDQLTSFLEQEERMLREMVEKIKDAGANVVFVQKGIDDLAQHYLAKYGILAVRRVKKSDMEKLAKATGAKIVTNVRDLTSDDLGEAELVEERKVAGENMIFVEGCKNPKAVTILIRGGTEHVIDEVERALEDAIKVTKDVMEDGAILPAGGASEIELAIRLDEYAKEVGGKEALAIEAFAEAIKVIPKTLAENAGLDPIEVLVKVVSEHKEKGPNVGIDVFEGEPADMMERGVITPLRVPKQAIKSASEAAIMILRIDDVIAAKVSKPEGGSQGTPGGMGGMGGMDMGM; from the coding sequence ATGGCTCAGTTAGTTGGACAAGGTGGACAGCCGGTTGTTATTCTGCCTGAGGGGACCCAGAGGTACGTTGGAAAGGACGCCCAGAGGCTGAACATCCTCGCGGCAAGAATAATAGCCGAAACCGTCAGAACAACCCTCGGACCCAAAGGAATGGACAAAATGCTCGTAGACAGCCTCGGAGACATCGTAATCACCAACGACGGCGCCACAATCCTCGACGAAATGGACATCCAGCACCCGGCTGCAAAAATGATGGTTGAAATCGCCAAAACCCAGGACAAAGAAGCCGGCGACGGAACCACAACAGCCGTCGTCATAGCCGGCGAACTTTTGAAGAAAGCCGAAGAACTCCTCGACCAGAACATTCACCCAAGCATAATCATCAAAGGTTACACAATGGCCGCCGAGAAAGCCCAAGAAATACTCGACAACATGGCCAAGAAGGTAACCCCCGACGACGAGAAAACCCTGAAGAACATAGCCATGACCGCAATCACCGGCAAGAACGCCGAGAGCCACAAGGAGCTCCTCGCAAACCTCGCGGTTGAGGCGGTTAAGCAGGTGGCCGAGAAGGACGGTGAAACTTACAAGGTGGACATCGACAACATCAAACTCGAGAAGAAGGAAGGAGAGAGCGTCGAGGAGAGCGAGCTCATCCGCGGCGTCGTCATCGACAAGGAGCGCGTTCACCCGAGGATGCCCAAGAGAGTTGAGAACGCCCGGATTGCCCTCATAAACGAGGCTCTCGAGGTCAAGAAGACCGAGACGGACGCCAAGATAAACATCACCAACCCGGATCAGCTCACGAGCTTCCTTGAGCAGGAGGAGCGCATGCTGAGGGAGATGGTTGAGAAGATTAAGGATGCTGGGGCGAACGTTGTTTTCGTCCAGAAGGGTATTGATGATCTCGCCCAGCACTACCTCGCCAAGTACGGCATCCTTGCAGTGAGGCGCGTTAAGAAGAGCGACATGGAGAAGCTCGCCAAGGCAACTGGGGCCAAGATAGTGACGAACGTCCGCGACCTCACCAGTGACGACCTCGGTGAGGCCGAGCTTGTCGAAGAGCGCAAGGTTGCGGGAGAAAACATGATCTTCGTTGAGGGCTGCAAGAACCCGAAGGCCGTCACCATACTCATCAGGGGCGGAACGGAGCACGTTATTGACGAGGTTGAGAGGGCCCTCGAGGATGCTATAAAGGTTACGAAGGACGTCATGGAGGACGGTGCTATCCTCCCAGCGGGCGGTGCGAGCGAGATTGAGCTCGCCATTAGACTCGACGAGTACGCGAAGGAAGTCGGCGGCAAGGAGGCCCTCGCCATCGAAGCCTTTGCGGAAGCAATCAAGGTTATTCCGAAGACGCTGGCGGAGAACGCTGGGTTGGATCCGATAGAAGTGCTCGTTAAGGTGGTGAGCGAGCACAAGGAGAAGGGGCCGAACGTTGGCATTGACGTGTTCGAGGGCGAGCCGGCCGACATGATGGAGCGCGGCGTCATAACACCCCTTAGAGTCCCCAAGCAGGCCATCAAGAGCGCCAGCGAAGCAGCAATAATGATACTCAGAATCGACGACGTAATAGCGGCCAAGGTGAGCAAGCCGGAGGGCGGCTCTCAGGGAACCCCCGGCGGAATGGGTGGAATGGGCGGCATGGACATGGGAATGTGA
- the tiaS gene encoding tRNA(Ile2) 2-agmatinylcytidine synthetase TiaS → MRIHIGIDDTDSPEGMCTTYIGALLYREISRMAEPLGLPRLIRLNPNVPYKTRGNGAVAMTFEASEDALQEIKDLVLKKVGELSDLSHENTNPGVAFLRGDVPGELREFSLKALREHVSIGEAEEVAERIGAEVFRFKLGRGIIGALASIGYPLRRFTYELLVYRKPENWGTRRRVNMESVFRADRWSYPFTYDNVDPHEGTVLITPHGKDPVLAGIRGIDRGRVLRTFEMVEFEEEVAFHQLYVTNQNTDDHLTPKKIRELKPYDSAVVRGRVVAPYWERGRHVFFELEDGTGRIRVAAFEPTKKFRNHVRKLLPGDEIIAAGGVKEHLGVLTLNLEKFYPVRLVPEVRYEKPKCPKCGGTMKSKGDYLKCKRCGYKMPKKLIPVEVPRKLERKIYEVPPDARKHLSRPLVLPGGEDALLSLLDVEEGKDPTPS, encoded by the coding sequence ATGAGGATCCACATCGGAATCGACGACACCGACTCACCGGAGGGAATGTGCACCACCTACATCGGCGCGCTCCTCTACCGCGAGATTTCTCGGATGGCGGAGCCCCTCGGTCTCCCGAGACTGATAAGGCTCAATCCGAACGTACCCTACAAGACCCGCGGTAACGGAGCGGTCGCGATGACCTTTGAGGCGAGCGAAGATGCCCTGCAGGAGATAAAAGACCTCGTCCTCAAAAAGGTGGGCGAACTCTCAGACCTCTCCCACGAGAACACCAACCCCGGCGTTGCCTTTCTCCGTGGGGACGTCCCCGGGGAGCTGAGGGAGTTCTCGCTCAAAGCCCTCAGAGAGCACGTCTCGATCGGGGAAGCGGAGGAAGTTGCGGAAAGGATAGGGGCCGAGGTCTTCAGGTTCAAGCTCGGCAGGGGCATCATAGGTGCCCTTGCGTCGATCGGCTACCCCCTTCGGCGGTTTACCTACGAACTGCTCGTCTACAGAAAGCCCGAAAACTGGGGAACACGGCGGAGGGTGAACATGGAGAGCGTTTTCAGGGCGGATCGCTGGAGTTATCCTTTCACCTACGACAACGTGGACCCCCACGAGGGGACCGTTCTGATAACACCCCACGGAAAGGATCCCGTCCTCGCTGGGATAAGGGGAATCGACAGGGGCAGGGTTCTTCGGACCTTTGAGATGGTGGAGTTTGAGGAGGAGGTCGCCTTCCATCAGCTCTACGTGACAAACCAGAACACGGACGATCACCTGACGCCGAAGAAAATCCGCGAGCTAAAGCCCTACGACAGTGCCGTCGTCAGGGGGAGGGTGGTTGCGCCCTACTGGGAAAGGGGGAGGCACGTTTTCTTCGAACTCGAGGACGGGACGGGGAGGATAAGGGTGGCGGCCTTCGAGCCGACGAAGAAGTTCAGGAACCACGTCAGGAAACTCCTTCCGGGTGATGAGATAATAGCCGCCGGCGGCGTTAAGGAGCACCTCGGCGTTCTCACCCTAAACCTCGAGAAGTTCTATCCGGTCAGGCTCGTCCCCGAGGTAAGGTACGAAAAGCCGAAGTGCCCGAAATGCGGGGGAACGATGAAGAGCAAGGGCGACTACCTCAAGTGCAAGCGCTGCGGCTACAAGATGCCGAAGAAGCTCATCCCTGTTGAGGTCCCCCGGAAACTGGAGAGGAAGATCTACGAAGTTCCTCCCGACGCGAGGAAGCACCTTTCAAGACCGCTGGTGCTCCCGGGAGGGGAGGATGCCCTTCTAAGCCTTCTCGATGTGGAAGAAGGTAAAGATCCTACCCCTTCATGA
- a CDS encoding COG2426 family protein, translating into MNDLLQVFLLSLVPTFEGRYAIVYGIGRGYPVWSTLLVASLGVLLLSLLLPAVLPYIDRLMLWLEGTPLGKVATLYIYYVNRVRKKAHPYVEKWGFLGLLLFVAVPLPGTGVWTGALAAYILAIEMRKTVPALILGGLLSMMITLLPALGLFG; encoded by the coding sequence TTGAATGATCTCCTTCAGGTTTTCCTCCTATCGCTGGTTCCCACCTTTGAAGGTCGATACGCCATCGTTTACGGTATTGGAAGGGGCTATCCAGTATGGTCAACCCTGTTGGTGGCTTCCCTCGGCGTTCTGCTCCTTTCACTCCTCCTCCCAGCAGTATTGCCCTACATAGACAGGCTCATGCTCTGGCTCGAGGGGACGCCCCTTGGGAAGGTTGCTACTCTCTACATCTACTACGTCAACAGGGTTAGGAAAAAGGCCCACCCCTACGTGGAGAAATGGGGCTTTCTCGGGCTCCTCCTCTTCGTCGCCGTTCCCCTCCCCGGAACCGGGGTCTGGACCGGAGCTCTGGCCGCTTACATCCTCGCCATCGAGATGAGGAAAACGGTTCCGGCGCTGATCCTCGGGGGACTGCTCAGCATGATGATAACCCTCCTCCCGGCGCTGGGACTGTTCGGGTGA
- a CDS encoding transcriptional regulator: protein MDRQKLIRTVEAILRGTGYKTARMDLRSSCFDIVASRLFLLLFLKVVTNVDTVTREQAEDLKRLSGFFNASPLIVGLKAKNAELEEGVVYERFDIYALRPETLYDILVENELPAIFAERGGFYVRINGELLRKLREEHGYSINELARLLGVSRKSLINYERGNQAVSLEVALRLEDIFNEPLAEPIDVLHSSVKANINVSPESPLEREVFKRLKALGLGVMKVRRAPFNAVSKEDDLKILTGIDERKTRSTVRRAEMVAEVSRVINSDGVFILEKTRTDVIGEVPLIPKDRLKEIKDADELVEMIEELKKEIKKGLFT, encoded by the coding sequence ATGGACAGGCAAAAACTCATCAGAACGGTCGAGGCCATACTCAGGGGCACGGGATACAAAACGGCGCGGATGGACCTCAGGAGTTCGTGCTTCGACATAGTGGCGAGCAGGTTATTCCTCCTGCTCTTCCTAAAGGTGGTAACCAACGTTGATACCGTCACCAGGGAGCAGGCAGAAGACCTCAAGCGGCTATCCGGGTTCTTTAATGCCTCGCCGCTCATAGTGGGCTTGAAGGCGAAGAACGCCGAACTTGAGGAGGGGGTCGTTTACGAGAGGTTCGATATCTACGCGCTGAGGCCCGAGACGCTCTACGACATCCTCGTCGAGAACGAGCTTCCGGCCATATTCGCGGAGCGCGGGGGTTTCTACGTCCGCATAAACGGTGAACTTCTGAGGAAGCTGAGGGAGGAACACGGTTATTCCATAAACGAACTCGCCCGTCTTCTCGGCGTTTCGAGGAAGAGCCTGATAAACTACGAACGGGGCAATCAAGCGGTTTCCCTTGAGGTTGCGCTCAGGTTGGAGGACATCTTCAACGAGCCTCTCGCCGAACCCATAGACGTTCTCCACTCCTCGGTTAAGGCGAACATCAACGTAAGCCCCGAGAGTCCCCTCGAAAGGGAGGTATTCAAGCGCCTGAAGGCCCTCGGTCTCGGCGTTATGAAGGTCAGGAGGGCACCCTTCAACGCGGTATCGAAGGAGGACGACCTCAAAATCCTCACGGGCATAGACGAGAGGAAGACCCGCTCAACGGTCAGAAGGGCCGAGATGGTCGCAGAGGTGAGCAGGGTTATCAACAGCGACGGTGTTTTCATACTGGAGAAAACGAGGACCGACGTGATCGGGGAGGTCCCCCTGATACCCAAGGACCGCCTGAAGGAGATAAAGGACGCCGACGAGCTCGTGGAGATGATAGAGGAACTCAAGAAGGAGATAAAGAAGGGGCTCTTCACCTGA
- a CDS encoding SDR family oxidoreductase, protein MKGATIMGVEIDLGGLGVVVTASSRGIGFNVARELLKRNARVVVSSRSEENLRRAVDELSGYGEVHGVRCDLLKREDLEALIEKGWELLDGIDALVWNAGNVACEPCLLHDAEYKDWVEASALHTVAPGYLTSLLLRRWLEEGRKGTLVYLNSVSVKEPMPPLVLADVTRAGLIQLTKSLSRTYGGKGIRAYSVLLGSFDTPGARKNLLRLSRERGEDFEEVWEREVLRRSPLRRTGKWEELGSLVAFLLSDSSFYMLGSTVVVDGCMTRGVDL, encoded by the coding sequence ATGAAGGGAGCAACCATCATGGGCGTGGAGATAGACCTCGGGGGACTCGGTGTTGTTGTGACGGCCTCTTCGAGGGGGATAGGCTTCAACGTCGCGAGGGAACTGCTGAAGAGGAACGCAAGGGTGGTGGTGAGCTCGCGGAGCGAAGAAAACCTGAGGAGGGCCGTTGATGAGCTCTCGGGCTACGGTGAGGTCCACGGGGTCAGGTGCGACCTCCTGAAAAGGGAAGACCTCGAAGCCCTGATCGAGAAGGGATGGGAGCTCCTCGACGGAATCGACGCCCTCGTCTGGAACGCCGGCAACGTTGCCTGTGAGCCCTGCCTCCTCCACGACGCGGAATATAAAGACTGGGTCGAGGCATCGGCCCTTCACACGGTCGCTCCCGGTTACCTGACCTCGCTCCTCCTCCGGAGATGGCTTGAGGAGGGGAGAAAGGGAACGCTCGTTTACCTGAACTCCGTTTCGGTTAAAGAGCCGATGCCCCCGCTTGTTCTGGCGGACGTTACGAGGGCCGGCCTGATTCAGCTAACCAAGAGCCTTTCGAGAACCTACGGAGGGAAGGGGATACGGGCCTACAGCGTTCTGCTCGGTAGCTTCGACACGCCAGGAGCACGGAAGAACCTCCTGCGACTCTCCCGGGAGAGGGGAGAGGACTTTGAAGAGGTCTGGGAGCGGGAGGTTCTGAGGAGAAGCCCCCTTCGAAGAACGGGTAAATGGGAAGAGCTCGGCTCTCTCGTGGCCTTCCTCCTGAGCGATTCTTCCTTCTACATGCTCGGTTCGACGGTGGTGGTGGACGGTTGCATGACCCGCGGGGTTGACCTTTAG
- a CDS encoding Kae1-associated kinase Bud32 — MELIKQGAEARIYLASFEELYFPLGTEKVIIKDRIRKRYRIREIDKKLRKERTVMEARILHRAKEFGVRVPHVYEIDLKDMKIVMEFIEGERLKEVLEKVPMEDRLKLCREIGRQLGKLHEAGIVHGDLTTSNMILKGEDVYFIDFGLADFDPTLEAQGVDLHLLKRAMESTHYRWFDKGFEAVLQGYAEVRGEEKAEALNEKIEEIESRGRYVRERKWMK; from the coding sequence ATGGAGCTGATAAAGCAGGGCGCCGAAGCCAGGATATATCTGGCCAGTTTTGAAGAGCTTTACTTCCCATTGGGCACAGAGAAGGTTATAATAAAGGACAGGATACGTAAAAGATACCGGATAAGAGAGATAGATAAAAAGCTCAGGAAGGAAAGAACCGTTATGGAGGCCAGAATACTGCACAGGGCCAAGGAGTTTGGAGTCAGGGTTCCCCATGTTTATGAGATTGATTTAAAAGACATGAAAATAGTGATGGAGTTTATTGAAGGCGAGAGGCTTAAGGAAGTTCTCGAAAAGGTCCCCATGGAAGACCGTTTAAAGCTCTGTCGTGAAATCGGAAGGCAGCTTGGAAAACTACACGAAGCCGGAATTGTACACGGCGATTTAACGACTTCAAACATGATTCTGAAAGGGGAGGATGTTTATTTCATAGATTTTGGTCTTGCTGACTTTGACCCAACACTGGAGGCTCAGGGGGTTGATTTGCACCTTTTAAAGCGTGCTATGGAGAGCACCCACTACAGATGGTTCGATAAGGGGTTTGAGGCGGTACTTCAGGGCTATGCGGAGGTTAGAGGGGAGGAAAAAGCTGAAGCACTGAATGAAAAGATAGAGGAGATCGAGAGCAGGGGCAGATACGTAAGGGAGAGGAAATGGATGAAATAA
- a CDS encoding GNAT family N-acetyltransferase yields the protein MRPVVLRGDLVSLGTLLKEDLRLVWEWYGSGEVRRYLSHPEEMLFYEDELGWYEALRREKDKERVFTIIENSSRSPVGLIGLHNIDYRNGRAEIGYFLARESWGHGYASEAVKLALEYSFEWLNLRKVYAHVFEPNVASIRVLEKNGFTLAGRWRKHQYVPGEGFVDVLCYERFRDDGSG from the coding sequence ATGAGGCCGGTGGTTCTCAGGGGCGATCTCGTTTCACTCGGAACCCTCCTCAAGGAGGATCTAAGGCTGGTGTGGGAGTGGTACGGCAGCGGTGAGGTCAGGAGGTACCTCTCCCATCCCGAGGAGATGCTTTTCTACGAGGACGAACTCGGGTGGTATGAGGCCCTCAGAAGGGAGAAGGATAAAGAGCGGGTCTTCACGATAATTGAGAACTCCTCACGCTCCCCGGTTGGGTTGATAGGCCTCCATAATATCGATTACCGCAACGGAAGGGCGGAGATTGGCTACTTCCTCGCCAGAGAGAGCTGGGGACACGGGTACGCCAGTGAAGCTGTTAAACTCGCCCTCGAGTACTCCTTCGAGTGGCTCAACCTTCGAAAGGTCTACGCACACGTCTTCGAGCCCAACGTCGCTTCAATACGCGTGCTGGAAAAGAACGGCTTCACACTGGCCGGACGATGGAGGAAGCACCAGTACGTCCCGGGTGAGGGCTTCGTTGACGTGCTCTGCTACGAGAGGTTCCGGGATGACGGCTCCGGTTGA
- a CDS encoding zinc metalloprotease HtpX, with protein sequence MSLVMWLRTGLLMALLTGLLMAIGYLFGGPNVAFLMFIFSLVFNFITYWYSDRIVLGWYRARVVDEHEAPELYAVVRKLAGNAGLPVPKVAIIPTETPNAFATGRDPKHSVVAVTTGLLRLLNRDELEGVIGHELTHIKNRDMLIGTFAAAMAGAIVQLAYWARWIAIFGGFGGDRDDSSNVLTAILVAILAPIAAMLIQAAVSRSREFLADEGGARISGKPHALASALMKIENAVRYRPMREGNPATAHMFIINPFRGMSLASLFSTHPPTEARIERLRKIAEEMGIYF encoded by the coding sequence GTGAGTCTGGTTATGTGGTTGAGAACCGGCCTGTTGATGGCCCTGCTAACGGGTCTGCTGATGGCCATAGGCTACCTCTTCGGCGGGCCGAACGTGGCATTTTTGATGTTCATCTTCTCACTGGTCTTTAACTTCATCACCTACTGGTACAGCGACAGGATCGTCCTCGGCTGGTACCGGGCAAGGGTGGTGGATGAACACGAAGCACCGGAACTCTACGCGGTGGTCAGAAAGCTCGCGGGGAACGCGGGCCTGCCGGTTCCGAAGGTTGCCATAATTCCAACCGAGACGCCCAACGCCTTCGCAACCGGCCGGGATCCAAAGCATTCGGTTGTTGCAGTCACCACGGGGCTTCTAAGACTCCTCAACAGGGACGAGCTCGAAGGGGTGATAGGCCACGAGCTGACCCACATAAAGAACCGCGATATGCTCATAGGAACCTTCGCCGCAGCCATGGCGGGCGCGATAGTCCAGCTGGCCTACTGGGCCCGATGGATAGCCATATTTGGAGGCTTCGGGGGGGACCGGGACGATTCCTCCAACGTGCTAACCGCCATCCTCGTGGCCATCCTCGCCCCCATAGCGGCAATGCTAATACAGGCCGCCGTGAGCAGGTCGAGGGAGTTTCTGGCGGACGAGGGGGGCGCCAGAATCAGCGGCAAGCCCCATGCCCTGGCCAGTGCCTTAATGAAGATCGAGAATGCAGTCAGATACAGACCCATGAGGGAGGGCAATCCCGCTACTGCGCACATGTTCATAATCAACCCCTTCAGGGGAATGAGCCTCGCCAGCCTGTTCTCCACGCACCCGCCGACGGAAGCGAGGATAGAGAGGCTCAGAAAGATAGCCGAGGAAATGGGAATCTACTTCTAA